A window of the Pseudomonas gozinkensis genome harbors these coding sequences:
- a CDS encoding CoA pyrophosphatase: MLDELLHRVSNHTPRTLETDTRFPEAAVLVPITRSDEPELVLTLRASGLSTHGGEVAFPGGRRDPEDPDLVFTALREAEEEIGLPPGLVEVIGPLSPLISLHGIKVTPYVGVIPDFVEYQANDAEIAAVFSVPLEFFRKDPREHTHRIDYQGRSWYVPSYRYGEYKIWGLTAIMIVELINLLYDAKISLHQPPKSFINT, encoded by the coding sequence ATGCTGGACGAGCTACTGCACCGGGTAAGCAATCACACGCCGCGCACGCTGGAGACCGACACGCGTTTCCCCGAGGCCGCTGTCCTGGTGCCGATTACTCGCAGTGACGAACCCGAACTTGTCCTCACCCTGCGCGCCAGCGGGCTCTCGACCCACGGCGGCGAAGTCGCCTTCCCCGGTGGACGACGGGATCCGGAAGACCCGGACCTGGTGTTTACCGCCCTGCGTGAAGCTGAAGAAGAAATCGGCCTGCCGCCGGGACTGGTCGAAGTGATCGGTCCGCTCAGTCCGCTGATTTCCCTGCATGGCATCAAGGTCACGCCGTATGTCGGGGTGATTCCCGATTTTGTCGAATACCAGGCCAATGATGCCGAGATCGCTGCGGTGTTCAGCGTGCCACTGGAGTTCTTTCGCAAGGACCCCCGCGAACACACCCATCGCATCGACTATCAGGGTCGCAGTTGGTATGTGCCGAGCTATCGCTACGGCGAATACAAGATCTGGGGTCTGACGGCGATCATGATCGTCGAGTTGATCAACCTGCTCTATGACGCCAAAATCAGCCTGCATCAACCGCCAAAAAGCTTCATCAATACCTGA
- a CDS encoding gamma carbonic anhydrase family protein yields the protein MKYRLGDARVETHPQSWVAPNAVLVGKVRLEEGANVWFNAVLRGDNELILIGKNSNVQDGTVMHTDMGYPLTIGTGVTIGHNAMLHGCTVGDYSLIGINAVILNGAKIGKNCIIGANSLIGEGKDIPDGSLVMGSPGKVVRELTEQQKKMLEASAAHYVHNSQRYARDLVEQEE from the coding sequence ATGAAATACCGCCTGGGCGACGCCCGTGTCGAAACCCATCCGCAGAGCTGGGTCGCCCCCAACGCCGTGCTGGTGGGCAAGGTCAGACTGGAAGAGGGCGCCAACGTCTGGTTCAACGCCGTGCTGCGTGGCGACAACGAACTGATCCTGATCGGCAAGAACAGCAATGTGCAGGACGGTACGGTGATGCACACCGACATGGGCTATCCGCTGACCATCGGCACCGGCGTGACCATCGGCCACAACGCCATGCTCCATGGCTGCACGGTCGGCGACTACAGCCTGATCGGCATCAACGCCGTCATCCTCAATGGCGCGAAGATTGGCAAGAACTGCATCATTGGCGCCAATTCGCTGATTGGCGAAGGCAAGGACATTCCTGACGGTTCGCTGGTGATGGGCTCGCCGGGCAAGGTCGTGCGCGAGTTGACCGAGCAACAGAAAAAGATGCTCGAAGCCAGTGCCGCGCACTATGTGCATAACTCCCAGCGCTATGCGCGCGATCTGGTCGAGCAGGAAGAATGA
- the purT gene encoding formate-dependent phosphoribosylglycinamide formyltransferase produces MTRIGTPLSPTATRVLLCGCGELGKEVVIELQRLGVEVIAVDRYANAPAMQVAHRSHVINMLDGAALRAVIEAEKPHFIVPEIEAIATATLVELEAEGFTVIPTARAAQLTMNREGIRRLAAEELDLPTSPYHFADTFEDYSKAVQDLGFPCVVKPVMSSSGKGQSLLRSADDVQKAWDYAQEGGRAGKGRVIIEGFIDFDYEITLLTVRHVGGTTFCAPVGHRQEKGDYQESWQPQAMSPIALAESERVAKAVTEALGGRGLFGVELFIKGDQVWFSEVSPRPHDTGLVTLISQDLSQFALHARAILGLPVPLIRQFGPSASAVILVEGQSTQTAFANLGAALSEPDTALRLFGKPEVNGQRRMGVALARDESIEAARAKATRASQAVVVEL; encoded by the coding sequence ATGACCCGTATCGGAACTCCATTGTCGCCGACCGCGACCCGCGTATTGCTGTGTGGCTGTGGTGAGTTGGGCAAGGAAGTGGTGATCGAACTGCAACGCCTGGGCGTTGAAGTGATCGCCGTCGACCGTTACGCCAACGCGCCGGCCATGCAGGTTGCCCATCGCAGCCACGTGATCAACATGCTCGACGGCGCTGCCCTGCGTGCAGTGATCGAGGCCGAGAAACCGCACTTCATCGTGCCGGAAATCGAAGCCATCGCCACCGCCACGCTGGTGGAGCTGGAAGCCGAAGGCTTCACCGTGATCCCGACTGCCCGCGCCGCGCAACTGACCATGAACCGCGAAGGCATTCGTCGCCTGGCTGCCGAAGAACTGGATTTGCCGACTTCGCCGTACCATTTCGCCGACACCTTCGAGGACTACAGCAAAGCCGTTCAGGACCTGGGTTTCCCGTGTGTCGTGAAACCGGTGATGAGTTCCTCGGGCAAGGGCCAGAGCCTGCTGCGCAGCGCCGATGACGTGCAGAAAGCCTGGGATTACGCCCAAGAGGGCGGTCGCGCCGGTAAAGGTCGGGTGATCATCGAAGGCTTCATCGATTTCGACTACGAAATCACCCTGCTGACCGTGCGTCACGTGGGTGGTACCACATTCTGTGCGCCGGTCGGCCACCGTCAGGAGAAGGGCGACTACCAGGAGTCGTGGCAGCCGCAGGCCATGAGCCCAATCGCACTGGCTGAATCCGAGCGCGTTGCCAAAGCTGTGACCGAAGCGTTGGGCGGCCGTGGCCTGTTCGGCGTCGAGCTGTTCATCAAGGGCGATCAGGTGTGGTTCAGCGAAGTATCGCCGCGCCCACACGACACCGGTCTGGTGACCCTGATTTCCCAGGACCTGTCGCAGTTCGCCCTGCACGCCCGGGCGATCCTCGGCCTGCCGGTGCCACTGATCCGTCAGTTCGGCCCATCGGCCTCGGCGGTGATTCTGGTGGAAGGTCAGTCGACCCAGACCGCATTCGCCAACCTCGGCGCTGCGCTGAGCGAACCGGATACCGCGCTGCGTCTGTTCGGCAAGCCTGAGGTCAATGGTCAGCGCCGCATGGGTGTTGCGCTGGCCCGTGACGAGTCGATTGAAGCCGCTCGCGCCAAAGCGACCCGTGCTTCTCAGGCGGTCGTTGTAGAGCTGTAA
- a CDS encoding SIS domain-containing protein — MTSKMLEEALSSFEAVQAQLQQLDPQMIEIAGRLRRQPPQVAMTVARGSSDHAASYFAYLTMQQLGIPVASLPMSVVTMQQAPLKVSGQVAFAFSQSGQSPDLVNSLRLLRKRGALSVSMVNAADSPLEAACEFSLPLLAGTESSVAATKSFIATLSASARLIAHWKEDNELLEAHNALPEGLREAAQQDWSLAIDALRDCERLMVIGRGAGFAIAQEAALKFKETSAIQAEAFSSAEVRHGPMALIDEHYPLLVFAPRGAEQAGLLSLAAEMRQRGARVLLAAPDDVSERDLTLSRAEHPALDPILAIQSFYVMAAGLAVARGMDPDQPRHLSKVTRTH; from the coding sequence TTGACTTCAAAAATGCTTGAGGAGGCGCTGTCCTCGTTCGAGGCCGTGCAAGCCCAACTGCAACAGCTCGACCCGCAAATGATCGAGATTGCCGGGCGCCTGCGCCGTCAGCCGCCGCAAGTGGCGATGACCGTCGCCCGTGGCAGCTCCGACCATGCGGCGAGCTACTTCGCCTACCTGACCATGCAGCAACTTGGCATTCCGGTGGCTTCGTTGCCGATGTCGGTGGTGACCATGCAACAGGCACCATTGAAGGTCAGCGGTCAGGTCGCGTTCGCGTTTTCCCAGTCGGGCCAGAGCCCGGATCTGGTCAACAGCCTGCGCCTGCTGCGCAAGCGCGGCGCCCTCAGCGTGTCGATGGTCAACGCCGCCGATTCGCCGCTGGAAGCCGCGTGTGAATTCAGCCTGCCGTTGCTGGCCGGCACAGAAAGCAGCGTCGCCGCGACCAAGAGTTTCATCGCCACCCTCAGCGCCAGCGCCCGTCTGATCGCCCACTGGAAAGAAGACAACGAATTGCTGGAAGCGCACAACGCCTTGCCCGAAGGCCTGCGCGAAGCCGCGCAGCAGGACTGGAGCCTGGCCATCGACGCCCTGCGCGATTGCGAGCGGTTGATGGTGATCGGCCGTGGCGCCGGCTTCGCCATCGCCCAGGAGGCCGCGCTGAAATTCAAGGAGACCTCGGCGATCCAGGCCGAAGCCTTCAGCAGCGCCGAAGTCCGTCACGGCCCGATGGCCCTGATCGACGAACACTACCCATTGCTGGTGTTCGCCCCGCGCGGTGCCGAACAGGCCGGCCTGCTGAGCCTGGCGGCCGAGATGCGTCAGCGCGGCGCCCGGGTGCTGCTGGCCGCACCGGATGACGTGAGCGAGCGCGACCTGACGTTGAGCCGCGCCGAGCACCCGGCCCTCGATCCGATCCTGGCGATCCAGAGTTTCTACGTGATGGCGGCCGGTCTGGCCGTGGCCCGTGGCATGGACCCGGATCAGCCGCGACACCTGAGCAAAGTCACCCGTACGCACTGA
- the ptsP gene encoding phosphoenolpyruvate--protein phosphotransferase: MHNNNKELTLSAPLSGPVLTLAKVPDAVFASGAMGDGIAIDPLNDTLHSPCAGVVIHVARTGHALTVRADNGAELLLHLGLDTVELQGEGFSMLVKEGARVSNGQPLLRYDLDKVGRQCKSLVSLLILTNSQDFQARPITLKTVKVGEPLLHIVARHSAAANAEELGGPEVHGHVQVAHRGGLHARPAALIRQTAQGFKSQSQLHFAGKSAPCNSLIGLMGLAIGEQDEVQVSCQGPDAQAALQALLTALATALPEDHHAAAPVAATPRNRPAEAGVLHGVCAAPGLVGGPLFRLNAISLPADSGNHQPEQQLQILDTALNQVRSEIDGTLAQAKKQRNADEEAIFAAHLALLEDPALLDAAQQSIETGTAATHAWSQSIDAQCEVLQNTGSPLLAERANDLRDLKQRVLRALLGEAWHYDVPAGAIVAAHELTPSDLLQLSAQGVAGLCMAEGGATSHVAILARGKGLPCMVALGSALLDQAQGQSVVLDADGGRLELTPNAERLAEVRQTQIDRQQRRDAQQAQAHLPAETRNGVAIEVVANVASSHEAADAFANGADGVGLLRTEFLFVDRHIAPDVEEQRAAYQAVIDAMGDQSVIIRTIDVGGDKQLDYLPLPVEANPVLGLRGIRLAQARPEILDQQLRALLQVSPLQRCRILLPMVTEVDELLHIRQRVDALCLELGINQRPEIGVMIEVPAAALQAEQLAEHADFLSIGTNDLSQYTLAMDRDHAGLAARVDALHPALLRLIAMTCEGAAVHKRWVGVCGALASDPLATPVLIGLGVTELSVSPVQIGEIKDRVRQLHEAECQRLARDLLKLSSAAAVRHACHQHWPLR, from the coding sequence ATGCACAACAACAATAAAGAGCTGACTTTAAGCGCCCCGCTCAGCGGCCCGGTGCTCACGCTCGCCAAAGTTCCGGACGCGGTGTTCGCCAGCGGCGCGATGGGCGACGGCATTGCCATCGACCCGCTGAACGACACCCTGCATTCGCCTTGCGCCGGCGTGGTGATCCACGTCGCCCGCACCGGCCACGCACTGACCGTGCGTGCCGACAACGGCGCCGAGCTGTTGCTGCACCTCGGCCTGGACACGGTGGAGTTGCAGGGCGAAGGCTTCTCGATGCTGGTCAAGGAAGGCGCGCGGGTCAGCAATGGCCAGCCGTTGCTGCGCTATGACCTGGACAAGGTCGGCCGCCAGTGCAAAAGCCTGGTCAGCCTGCTGATCCTGACCAACAGCCAGGATTTCCAGGCGCGCCCCATCACCCTGAAAACAGTGAAGGTGGGCGAGCCGCTGCTGCACATCGTCGCTCGTCACAGCGCAGCGGCGAACGCAGAAGAACTTGGCGGGCCCGAAGTTCACGGTCACGTGCAGGTCGCCCATCGCGGCGGTCTGCATGCGCGTCCGGCGGCGTTGATCCGTCAGACGGCCCAAGGATTCAAAAGCCAGTCGCAACTGCATTTCGCCGGCAAGTCGGCACCGTGCAACAGCCTCATCGGTCTGATGGGCCTGGCGATTGGCGAGCAGGACGAAGTGCAGGTCAGTTGCCAGGGCCCGGACGCACAAGCGGCGTTGCAAGCCTTGCTCACCGCACTGGCCACCGCTCTGCCCGAAGATCATCACGCCGCCGCACCGGTTGCCGCCACTCCACGCAATCGTCCGGCCGAGGCTGGCGTGCTGCACGGCGTGTGCGCCGCACCGGGACTGGTGGGCGGGCCGCTGTTTCGCTTGAACGCGATCAGCCTGCCGGCGGACAGCGGCAATCACCAGCCCGAGCAGCAATTACAGATCCTCGACACCGCGCTGAATCAGGTGCGCAGCGAAATCGACGGCACCCTCGCCCAGGCAAAAAAACAGCGCAATGCCGACGAAGAAGCGATCTTCGCCGCGCACCTGGCCTTGCTGGAAGACCCGGCCCTGCTCGACGCAGCCCAGCAATCGATTGAAACCGGCACCGCGGCGACCCACGCCTGGAGCCAGTCCATCGATGCGCAATGCGAAGTGCTGCAAAACACCGGCAGCCCGCTGCTGGCCGAGCGCGCCAACGATCTGCGCGACCTCAAGCAACGGGTGCTGCGCGCCCTGCTCGGCGAAGCCTGGCATTACGACGTACCGGCCGGCGCCATCGTCGCCGCCCACGAACTGACGCCGTCGGACCTGCTGCAACTGAGCGCGCAAGGTGTCGCTGGCTTGTGCATGGCCGAGGGTGGCGCAACTTCCCACGTGGCAATTCTTGCCCGAGGCAAAGGCCTGCCGTGCATGGTCGCACTGGGCTCGGCGCTGCTCGATCAGGCGCAAGGCCAATCGGTGGTTCTCGACGCCGACGGCGGTCGCCTCGAACTGACGCCGAACGCCGAGCGTCTGGCCGAAGTTCGCCAGACGCAGATCGACCGCCAACAACGGCGCGATGCCCAGCAAGCCCAGGCCCATCTGCCGGCGGAAACCCGCAACGGCGTGGCCATCGAAGTGGTCGCTAACGTCGCCTCCAGCCATGAAGCGGCCGATGCGTTTGCCAACGGCGCCGACGGCGTCGGCCTGTTGCGCACCGAGTTTCTGTTCGTCGATCGCCATATCGCGCCGGACGTCGAAGAGCAACGCGCTGCCTATCAAGCCGTGATCGATGCCATGGGCGACCAGTCGGTGATCATCCGTACCATCGACGTCGGCGGCGACAAACAACTCGACTATCTACCGCTGCCGGTGGAAGCCAACCCGGTGCTCGGCCTGCGCGGCATTCGCCTGGCTCAGGCCCGCCCGGAAATCCTCGATCAGCAACTGCGCGCCCTGCTGCAAGTCAGCCCGTTGCAGCGCTGCCGGATCCTGCTGCCGATGGTCACCGAAGTCGACGAACTGCTGCACATCCGCCAACGGGTCGATGCGCTGTGCCTGGAGCTGGGCATCAATCAACGTCCGGAAATCGGCGTGATGATCGAAGTGCCGGCCGCCGCGCTACAGGCCGAGCAACTGGCCGAACACGCCGACTTCCTGTCCATCGGCACCAACGACCTGTCGCAATACACCCTGGCCATGGATCGCGACCACGCCGGCCTCGCCGCACGGGTCGATGCCTTGCACCCGGCGCTGCTGCGCCTGATCGCCATGACCTGCGAAGGCGCGGCGGTGCATAAACGCTGGGTCGGCGTGTGCGGCGCCCTCGCCTCGGATCCGCTGGCGACGCCGGTGTTGATCGGCCTGGGCGTGACCGAACTGTCGGTCAGCCCGGTGCAGATCGGCGAGATCAAGGATCGCGTGCGCCAGCTGCACGAAGCCGAATGCCAACGCCTCGCCCGGGACTTGCTCAAGCTGAGCAGCGCCGCTGCGGTGCGTCACGCCTGTCATCAACATTGGCCTCTGCGCTAA
- a CDS encoding DUF1289 domain-containing protein produces the protein MTTPERPVASPCVSICALDEDDICTGCQRTVEEITRWSRMTNDERRVVLGLCHERAKASGLVWMIGKTPGQ, from the coding sequence ATGACAACCCCGGAAAGACCCGTCGCCTCGCCGTGCGTGAGCATTTGCGCGCTGGATGAGGACGACATTTGCACCGGTTGCCAGCGCACGGTCGAGGAGATCACCCGCTGGAGTCGCATGACCAATGACGAGCGGCGGGTGGTGCTAGGGCTGTGTCATGAGCGGGCGAAGGCCAGTGGACTGGTCTGGATGATCGGCAAAACACCGGGGCAATAA
- the nagA gene encoding N-acetylglucosamine-6-phosphate deacetylase — protein MSEDNILTADGWVRGRLIHEHGKVVSIEGVPCDPATNDLPYLLPGFIDLHVHGGGGKDIMEGASAFETITKTHVRFGTTSLLATTMTAPSAEIASVLKEVGEFCEQRPKGAARVLGVHLEGPYINPGKLGAQPNFAHTALMAEVEDYLALAPIRVITIAPEIAGHDGLIRELSSRGIRMQIGHTLGSYEEGVAALEAGATSFTHLYNAMSPLHHREPGIVGAALAHAKFAELIPDLLHVHPGAIRVALRSIPCLYCVTDSTAAAGMPDGEYKLGSHTVTKCLGGVRLPDGTLAGSTLTMDQALRNLVKIGLPISEASQRLSQFPADYLGITERGRLAPGAWADCVRLDRSLTLTAVMVEGEDIDFKNA, from the coding sequence ATGTCTGAAGACAACATCCTCACCGCTGACGGCTGGGTTCGCGGCCGGCTGATCCACGAACACGGCAAAGTCGTGTCGATCGAAGGCGTGCCTTGCGATCCGGCGACCAATGACTTGCCGTATCTGCTGCCGGGCTTCATCGACCTGCACGTCCACGGCGGTGGCGGCAAAGACATCATGGAAGGCGCCAGCGCCTTCGAAACCATCACCAAGACCCACGTGCGTTTCGGCACCACCTCGCTGCTGGCCACCACGATGACCGCGCCGAGTGCCGAGATTGCCAGCGTGCTCAAGGAGGTCGGCGAGTTCTGCGAGCAGCGTCCGAAAGGCGCCGCCCGAGTACTCGGCGTGCACCTCGAAGGCCCGTACATCAATCCCGGCAAACTCGGCGCCCAACCGAACTTCGCCCACACCGCGCTGATGGCCGAGGTCGAAGACTATCTGGCACTGGCGCCAATCCGGGTGATCACCATCGCCCCGGAAATCGCCGGCCATGACGGCTTGATCAGAGAGCTGAGCAGCCGTGGCATCCGCATGCAGATCGGCCACACCCTCGGCAGTTACGAGGAAGGCGTGGCCGCCCTCGAAGCCGGCGCCACCAGTTTCACCCACTTGTACAACGCCATGAGCCCGCTGCATCACCGCGAACCGGGCATCGTCGGCGCCGCCCTCGCCCACGCCAAATTCGCCGAGTTGATTCCGGACTTGCTGCACGTGCATCCCGGCGCGATCCGCGTGGCCCTGCGCTCGATTCCGTGCCTGTACTGCGTCACCGATTCCACCGCCGCCGCCGGCATGCCCGATGGCGAGTACAAGCTCGGCAGCCACACCGTCACCAAATGCCTGGGCGGCGTGCGCCTGCCCGACGGCACCCTGGCCGGCAGCACCCTGACCATGGATCAGGCCCTGCGCAACCTGGTGAAGATCGGTCTGCCGATCAGCGAGGCCTCGCAACGTCTTTCGCAATTCCCCGCCGACTACCTCGGCATCACCGAACGCGGGCGCCTTGCACCTGGCGCCTGGGCCGACTGCGTGCGGCTGGATCGCTCACTCACACTGACCGCCGTCATGGTCGAAGGAGAAGACATTGACTTCAAAAATGCTTGA
- a CDS encoding L,D-transpeptidase family protein yields MRWLLALFCLSFVTVSQASFVTTVTPSNTPLIEKVLVLKSAHQLQLIADGKPLKSYRISLGKGAKKGPKLIEGDKRTPEGFYWIDWRKTSDKFNLSMHISYPNISDSARARREGVEPGGMIMIHGTPDSEDNPEQLFHTLDWTDGCIAMRNVDMREVWNLVPDGTMIEIRP; encoded by the coding sequence ATGCGCTGGTTGCTTGCCCTGTTCTGCCTGTCGTTCGTCACCGTCTCCCAAGCGTCATTCGTGACCACCGTGACGCCTTCGAACACCCCGCTCATCGAAAAAGTACTGGTGCTCAAATCGGCTCATCAACTGCAGTTGATCGCCGACGGCAAGCCACTCAAGAGCTATCGTATTTCCTTGGGCAAGGGCGCGAAAAAAGGCCCGAAGCTGATTGAAGGCGACAAACGCACACCGGAAGGTTTCTATTGGATCGACTGGCGCAAGACCAGCGACAAATTCAACCTGTCGATGCACATCTCCTACCCGAACATCAGCGACTCCGCCCGCGCCCGCCGCGAAGGTGTCGAGCCTGGCGGGATGATCATGATCCACGGCACACCGGATTCCGAGGACAACCCCGAACAACTGTTCCACACCCTGGACTGGACCGATGGCTGCATTGCCATGCGCAACGTCGACATGCGCGAAGTCTGGAATCTGGTGCCGGATGGCACGATGATCGAAATCCGCCCTTGA
- a CDS encoding GntR family transcriptional regulator yields MNELHALRPDDSQPTPLYLQLARNLEAAIHAGQWKAEQAMPSERNLSEMLGISRVTARKALEVLLDQGLIRRLQGSGTFITPRLEQPLSRLSGFSEMLRLKGFVPSSQWLEREITLPTHEELIRLGLSPNDKVARMKRLRKADDTVMAIEMSTLPASIMPKPQVVGDSLYEHLDSIGKPIVRALQHIQAINASDEFAALVGIAPGTAMLLMTRVGYLEDNTPIEVTDTYCRNDYYDFVAELRR; encoded by the coding sequence ATGAACGAGCTCCACGCCCTACGCCCAGACGACTCCCAGCCGACGCCGCTGTACCTGCAACTGGCGCGCAACCTGGAAGCGGCGATCCATGCCGGCCAGTGGAAAGCCGAGCAGGCGATGCCGTCGGAGCGCAATCTCAGCGAGATGCTGGGGATTTCCCGGGTCACCGCCCGCAAGGCGCTGGAAGTCCTGCTCGATCAAGGTTTGATCCGCCGCCTGCAAGGTTCCGGCACCTTCATCACCCCGCGCCTTGAACAACCGCTGTCGCGCCTGTCGGGTTTCAGCGAAATGCTCCGCCTCAAGGGCTTCGTGCCCAGCTCGCAATGGCTGGAGCGTGAAATCACCCTGCCTACCCACGAAGAACTGATCCGCCTCGGCCTGTCACCAAACGACAAGGTTGCGCGCATGAAACGCCTGCGCAAGGCCGACGACACCGTGATGGCCATCGAGATGAGCACCCTGCCCGCCTCGATCATGCCCAAGCCACAAGTGGTGGGCGATTCGCTCTACGAACACCTCGACAGCATCGGCAAACCGATCGTGCGCGCCTTGCAGCACATCCAGGCGATCAACGCCTCGGACGAGTTCGCCGCGCTGGTCGGCATCGCCCCAGGCACCGCGATGCTGCTGATGACCCGGGTCGGCTACCTGGAAGACAACACGCCGATCGAAGTCACCGACACCTATTGCCGCAACGACTACTACGACTTTGTTGCAGAGCTTCGCCGCTGA
- a CDS encoding NUDIX hydrolase, whose product MKFCSQCGNPVTQRIPEGDSRLRFVCDSCQTIHYQNPNIVAGCVPTWGSKVLLCRRAIEPRLGYWTLPAGFMENGETIEQAAIRETAEEACARVHNLSIYTLIDVPHISQVHVFFRAELADLDFAAGPESLEVQLFDEEDIPWDELAFRTVGRTLECFFADRRVEVYPVRSESIPPLAQPAIT is encoded by the coding sequence ATGAAATTTTGCAGCCAGTGCGGCAACCCGGTGACCCAGCGCATTCCCGAAGGCGACTCGCGGCTGCGATTCGTCTGCGACAGCTGTCAGACGATTCACTACCAGAACCCCAATATCGTGGCCGGTTGTGTACCGACCTGGGGCAGCAAAGTCCTGCTGTGTCGCCGCGCCATCGAGCCTCGACTCGGTTACTGGACGCTGCCTGCCGGTTTCATGGAAAACGGCGAGACCATCGAGCAGGCCGCCATCCGCGAAACCGCGGAGGAAGCCTGCGCCCGGGTGCACAACCTGAGCATCTATACCTTGATCGACGTGCCGCACATCAGTCAGGTGCATGTGTTTTTCCGCGCCGAGCTGGCGGATCTGGACTTCGCCGCCGGCCCAGAGAGCCTGGAAGTGCAACTGTTCGACGAGGAAGACATTCCCTGGGACGAACTGGCTTTCCGCACGGTGGGCCGTACTCTGGAATGCTTCTTCGCTGACCGCCGCGTCGAGGTCTATCCGGTTCGCTCCGAATCGATCCCGCCGCTCGCTCAACCGGCCATCACTTGA
- a CDS encoding preQ0 transporter produces MIFLIAYISSVVLINFAFSTAPHLDIIWSAWGGLVFVLRDMVQIRFGHGAIAAMLAALVLSYVTSDPSIALASATAFAVSECIDWLVFTITKRPLRDRLWISSALSIPLDTFIFFGMIDLLTPPVLITALTSKFAGVTAVWLIMAWRERKQAVAG; encoded by the coding sequence ATGATTTTCCTCATCGCTTACATCAGCAGCGTCGTGCTGATCAACTTCGCCTTCTCCACCGCGCCGCACCTGGACATCATCTGGTCGGCCTGGGGCGGGCTGGTGTTCGTGCTGCGCGACATGGTGCAGATCCGTTTCGGCCACGGCGCGATTGCGGCGATGCTGGCGGCGCTGGTGCTGTCCTATGTCACTTCCGATCCGTCGATTGCGCTGGCCAGCGCCACGGCATTCGCGGTCTCGGAGTGCATCGACTGGCTGGTGTTCACCATCACCAAGCGCCCGCTGCGCGACCGCTTGTGGATCAGCTCGGCGCTGAGCATTCCCCTCGATACCTTCATCTTCTTCGGCATGATCGACCTGCTGACGCCGCCGGTGCTCATCACTGCGCTGACCTCGAAGTTCGCCGGTGTCACCGCCGTCTGGCTGATCATGGCCTGGCGTGAACGCAAACAGGCTGTCGCCGGCTGA